From the genome of Geminocystis herdmanii PCC 6308, one region includes:
- a CDS encoding heavy-metal-associated domain-containing protein translates to MIITFNVPSIACDVCANTITKAIQNHDPSSIVRIDVATKVVEIDTQKTPSEMKQVIIDVGHDVHEGF, encoded by the coding sequence ATGATTATAACTTTTAATGTACCTTCCATAGCTTGTGACGTTTGTGCTAATACCATTACTAAGGCTATTCAAAATCATGATCCTAGTTCGATCGTACGCATTGATGTTGCCACAAAAGTTGTGGAAATTGACACCCAAAAAACTCCCTCAGAAATGAAACAAGTAATCATTGATGTTGGTCATGATGTTCATGAGGGGTTTTGA
- a CDS encoding glycoside hydrolase family 24 protein, whose translation MTNFTEGKQNFTTQLGNFFKTVIILVMLSGLVSVFVEEKKSDLKKASQHLISSIYGSPPLVMEGGNPYIRALMRTISASESNYLNPYHVIYTGKYVKDLSKHPNICVTIVNGPNEGKCTTASGRYQFLNTTWAEKASLYHPDPSKFLLWKDYSFEAEYQDQVVYNWLKDSQAWNEDITNLLEQGKIDRVLKLLSPTWTSLGYGIEDNTMTKHLPQIYQKLLKEELENQRS comes from the coding sequence ATGACAAATTTTACTGAAGGTAAGCAAAATTTTACAACTCAACTAGGTAATTTCTTCAAAACAGTAATTATTTTAGTCATGCTATCAGGGTTGGTAAGTGTTTTTGTGGAAGAAAAAAAAAGCGATTTAAAAAAAGCTAGTCAACATCTCATCTCTAGTATTTATGGGAGTCCTCCTCTTGTAATGGAAGGGGGAAATCCCTATATTCGCGCCTTGATGCGCACCATTAGCGCCAGTGAATCTAATTATCTTAATCCTTATCATGTTATTTATACGGGGAAATATGTCAAGGATTTGAGTAAACATCCCAATATTTGTGTCACCATTGTTAATGGACCGAATGAGGGTAAATGTACTACTGCTTCAGGAAGATACCAATTTTTAAACACTACTTGGGCAGAAAAAGCCTCCTTGTATCATCCTGATCCTTCAAAATTTTTGCTCTGGAAAGATTATAGTTTTGAAGCAGAATATCAAGATCAAGTGGTTTATAATTGGCTAAAAGATTCTCAGGCTTGGAATGAAGATATAACTAATTTACTAGAACAGGGTAAGATCGATCGAGTTTTAAAATTATTGTCTCCTACATGGACAAGTTTAGGTTACGGTATTGAAGATAACACCATGACGAAACATTTACCCCAAATTTATCAGAAATTACTCAAAGAAGAATTAGAAAATCAAAGAAGCTAA
- a CDS encoding HNH endonuclease: MFNGESTEIHHIIPRALGGSDFTKNLVILHYYCHKAEHKVAVRSTQRHKTDTPKEQYSTENAMEELSTNKQPIQLSLF; encoded by the coding sequence TTGTTTAATGGTGAATCCACGGAAATACATCACATCATTCCAAGAGCTTTAGGCGGAAGTGATTTCACTAAAAACCTAGTAATACTGCATTATTACTGCCACAAAGCTGAGCACAAAGTCGCTGTGAGGTCAACACAGAGACACAAAACGGACACACCAAAAGAGCAATACTCTACGGAGAACGCAATGGAGGAATTGTCAACAAACAAGCAACCAATACAACTTAGTTTATTTTAA
- the arsJ gene encoding organoarsenical effux MFS transporter ArsJ yields the protein MDKNLRNYALVTSAYWGYTITDGALRMLVLLHFNKLGFSPIEIAFLFLFYEIFGIITNFLGGWIGSKFGLRLTLYGGIALQIFALVMLGVINFEWAVSFQVLYVMTSQAFSGVAKDLTKMSSKSAVRLVVPKEQESKLFKWVAILTGSKNALKGLGFFVGAFLLEVFGFKNALFIQASLLFIIFLSGKFLPKNLGKIKAKIKFKQLFSKSKAINILSLARFFLFGARDIWFVVALPVFLRTNLGWSFIQVGTYMACWVIGYGIIQSFSPTILRQNQAGKAPQARTIQIWTSILTIVPVAIALAFMAGFNPQIVITGGLIIFGIVFAFNSAVHSYLVLAYTEDDDVALNVGFYYMANSGGRLLGTITSGVVFQMGGIEACLWISSFFVLIASLVSFKLPPIISQSPNTPIP from the coding sequence ATGGATAAAAATTTACGCAATTATGCTTTAGTTACCTCTGCTTATTGGGGTTATACTATTACTGATGGTGCATTAAGAATGCTCGTTTTATTGCACTTTAATAAACTTGGTTTTAGTCCGATCGAAATCGCTTTTTTATTCCTATTTTACGAAATATTTGGCATAATTACTAACTTTTTAGGAGGTTGGATTGGCTCAAAATTTGGTTTAAGATTAACTCTCTATGGCGGTATCGCTTTACAAATTTTTGCCCTTGTTATGTTAGGGGTAATTAACTTTGAATGGGCAGTTTCTTTTCAGGTTTTATACGTCATGACTTCTCAGGCATTCTCAGGAGTAGCCAAAGACTTAACCAAAATGAGTTCAAAAAGTGCCGTACGTTTAGTTGTGCCGAAAGAGCAAGAATCGAAGTTGTTTAAATGGGTAGCAATTCTTACAGGTTCAAAAAATGCCCTCAAAGGTTTAGGCTTTTTTGTGGGTGCTTTTCTATTAGAAGTATTTGGCTTTAAAAATGCTTTATTTATTCAAGCATCGCTTTTATTTATCATCTTTTTAAGTGGTAAATTTCTTCCTAAAAATTTGGGCAAAATTAAAGCAAAAATTAAATTTAAACAGTTATTTTCTAAGAGTAAAGCTATCAATATTTTATCCTTAGCTAGATTTTTCCTATTCGGCGCTAGGGATATTTGGTTTGTGGTAGCCTTACCCGTATTTTTGCGCACTAATTTGGGTTGGAGTTTTATTCAAGTAGGTACTTATATGGCTTGTTGGGTTATCGGTTACGGTATCATTCAATCTTTCTCCCCCACCATCCTACGGCAAAATCAGGCGGGAAAAGCACCCCAAGCGCGTACTATCCAAATTTGGACTTCTATCTTAACTATTGTACCAGTTGCGATCGCACTGGCATTCATGGCAGGATTCAATCCTCAAATCGTCATTACAGGAGGCTTAATTATTTTCGGTATTGTGTTTGCTTTCAATTCTGCTGTCCATTCTTACCTCGTTTTAGCTTACACGGAAGATGATGACGTAGCCTTAAACGTCGGTTTTTACTACATGGCAAACTCAGGAGGAAGGCTATTAGGTACAATTACATCGGGGGTAGTCTTTCAAATGGGCGGTATCGAAGCCTGTTTATGGATTTCTAGCTTTTTCGTTTTAATCGCTTCCCTTGTTTCCTTCAAATTACCACCGATAATATCCCAATCCCCTAATACCCCAATCCCCTAA
- the cysE gene encoding serine O-acetyltransferase, which yields MFSSLIADYKIIFERDPAARNWLEVLLCYPGLQALVLHRFSHWLNNLGLPLIPRLMSHFGRFFTGIEIHPGATIGKGVFIDHGMGVVIGETAIIGDYCLIYQGVTLGGTGKQSGKRHPTLGENVVIGGGAKVLGNILIGNNVRIGAGSVVLKDVPSDSTVVGIPGRVVYRSGVKVDPLDHSNLPDSEAIVIKTLLDRIEQLEKQVTELQQQSLEKQFYCSDSSSWIGK from the coding sequence GTGTTTTCATCACTTATCGCTGATTATAAAATTATTTTTGAACGTGATCCCGCCGCTCGTAACTGGTTAGAAGTTTTACTCTGCTATCCCGGATTACAAGCCCTTGTGCTTCATCGCTTTTCCCATTGGCTTAACAATTTGGGATTACCCCTCATACCCCGTTTAATGTCTCATTTCGGACGCTTTTTTACTGGTATCGAAATCCATCCGGGCGCTACCATCGGTAAAGGTGTCTTTATTGATCATGGTATGGGAGTAGTAATTGGGGAAACCGCCATTATTGGAGATTATTGTTTAATTTATCAAGGTGTTACTCTTGGCGGTACGGGAAAACAAAGCGGAAAACGTCATCCTACCCTTGGGGAAAATGTGGTTATAGGTGGTGGTGCGAAAGTATTAGGAAATATTCTGATCGGTAACAATGTCCGTATTGGTGCTGGTTCGGTGGTTTTAAAGGATGTTCCCTCTGATTCTACGGTGGTGGGCATTCCGGGTCGTGTAGTCTATCGATCGGGCGTAAAAGTTGATCCCCTTGATCATAGTAATTTACCTGATTCAGAGGCGATCGTAATTAAGACTCTTTTAGATCGAATTGAACAGTTAGAAAAACAGGTAACAGAGTTACAACAACAATCCCTCGAAAAACAGTTTTATTGTTCTGATTCTAGTTCTTGGATCGGCAAATAA
- the xth gene encoding exodeoxyribonuclease III — MKIATWNVNSIRTRQEQVKQWLIENNIDVICLQETKVIDADFPLEGFKDIGYHTYIYGQKAYNGVAIFSRQPLEDVRYGFADILPPNIVNDFDEQKRVISGVINNIRIVNLYVPNGNSIDSEKYQYKLAWLDLLKQYLTVLKQENSEELLVCGDFNIALEDIDIYKAIGKENHIMASKIERESLRSILTLGLTDIFRKFTSEGNFYSWWDYRQGGFTKNRGWRIDHIYLTDKLVEKALNCYIDITPRKLTQPSDHAPVICEF, encoded by the coding sequence ATGAAAATAGCTACATGGAATGTTAACTCAATTCGCACTCGTCAAGAACAAGTAAAGCAATGGTTAATAGAAAATAACATTGATGTCATTTGTTTACAAGAAACTAAAGTTATTGATGCAGATTTTCCCCTAGAAGGATTCAAAGATATAGGTTATCATACTTATATTTATGGTCAAAAAGCCTATAACGGTGTAGCGATTTTTAGTCGTCAACCTTTAGAAGATGTTAGATATGGTTTTGCTGATATTTTACCGCCTAATATTGTTAATGATTTTGATGAACAAAAACGGGTAATTAGTGGTGTTATTAATAACATTAGAATCGTTAATCTTTATGTACCTAATGGAAACTCGATCGATTCTGAAAAATATCAATATAAACTAGCATGGTTAGATTTATTAAAACAATATTTAACAGTATTAAAACAGGAAAATTCAGAGGAATTATTAGTTTGTGGAGACTTTAATATTGCCTTAGAAGATATAGATATTTATAAAGCTATAGGCAAGGAAAATCATATCATGGCTTCTAAAATTGAAAGGGAAAGTTTACGATCGATCTTAACTCTTGGTTTAACGGATATTTTCCGCAAATTTACTTCAGAAGGAAATTTTTATAGTTGGTGGGATTATCGTCAAGGAGGCTTTACAAAGAATAGAGGATGGCGCATTGATCATATTTATTTAACCGATAAATTAGTAGAAAAAGCCCTTAATTGCTATATCGATATTACCCCTAGAAAATTAACTCAACCAAGTGATCATGCTCCTGTTATTTGTGAATTTTAA
- a CDS encoding ArsJ-associated glyceraldehyde-3-phosphate dehydrogenase — protein sequence MRIGINGFGRIGRLALRAGWDNPALEFVHINEVKGGVATAAHLIEFDSVHGRWQKSITVEDDHLVIEGKKISFSEYSTPNQVPWADLGVDLVIESSGKFRTPDTLNPYFESGVKKVVVAAPVKEEALNIVMGVNDHLYNPEKHHLLTAASCTTNCLAPVVKVIHEKLGIKHGVITTIHDVTNTQIVVDAPHKDLRRARSCIQSLVPTTTGSATAIAMIYPELKGKLNGIAVRVPMLNASLTDCVFEVDRKTTVAEVNALLKEASEAELKDILGYEELPLVSIDYKDDPRSSIIDAPSTMVIDDTQVKILAWYDNEWGYSNRLIELVNKISNLG from the coding sequence ATGCGTATTGGTATTAACGGTTTTGGGCGCATCGGCAGACTAGCATTAAGGGCAGGTTGGGATAATCCAGCCTTGGAATTTGTCCATATAAATGAGGTAAAAGGTGGAGTAGCGACAGCAGCACATCTCATTGAATTTGATTCCGTGCATGGGCGTTGGCAAAAATCTATTACCGTAGAAGATGATCACCTTGTCATTGAAGGGAAAAAAATTAGTTTTAGTGAATATAGTACCCCAAATCAAGTGCCTTGGGCGGATTTGGGAGTGGATTTAGTCATCGAAAGTTCGGGTAAATTTCGCACTCCAGACACCCTCAACCCCTATTTTGAAAGCGGTGTAAAAAAAGTTGTGGTAGCCGCACCTGTCAAGGAAGAAGCGCTTAATATTGTTATGGGGGTAAATGATCATCTTTACAATCCTGAGAAACATCATCTCTTAACCGCCGCTTCTTGTACTACTAATTGTTTAGCTCCCGTGGTGAAAGTTATTCATGAAAAATTAGGTATCAAACACGGCGTAATTACCACTATTCACGATGTCACGAATACTCAAATTGTGGTGGATGCCCCCCATAAGGATTTACGCAGAGCAAGGTCTTGTATTCAATCTCTAGTACCCACCACCACAGGATCGGCTACTGCTATTGCTATGATATACCCTGAGTTGAAGGGAAAACTCAACGGTATAGCGGTAAGAGTGCCGATGTTAAACGCTTCCTTAACGGATTGTGTTTTTGAAGTCGATCGAAAAACTACAGTAGCAGAAGTCAACGCTTTATTAAAAGAAGCCTCTGAAGCAGAATTAAAGGACATTCTAGGCTATGAAGAATTGCCTTTAGTATCTATAGATTACAAAGATGATCCTCGATCGAGTATTATTGACGCACCCTCCACTATGGTTATCGATGATACTCAGGTAAAAATTTTGGCATGGTATGACAACGAATGGGGTTATTCTAATCGTCTCATAGAATTAGTTAACAAAATTAGCAATCTAGGCTAG
- a CDS encoding DUF760 domain-containing protein translates to MVFDSNFFQRESETTVKNTLVEYLQKQHPDTLERIAQSATPEVREIITHNVQGLLGSLPSEAFNIQIVTDRQNLANLLASAMMTGYFLCQMEKRKDLDESIADTDSLF, encoded by the coding sequence ATGGTATTTGATTCAAATTTTTTTCAGAGAGAATCAGAAACGACAGTCAAAAACACCTTAGTAGAATATTTACAAAAACAACATCCTGACACTTTAGAGAGAATCGCACAATCTGCTACCCCCGAAGTCAGAGAAATTATTACCCATAACGTACAAGGTTTATTGGGTAGTTTACCTTCGGAAGCATTCAATATTCAAATAGTTACCGATCGACAAAATCTTGCTAATCTCTTAGCATCGGCGATGATGACAGGTTATTTTCTCTGCCAAATGGAAAAAAGGAAAGATTTAGACGAGAGTATCGCTGACACCGATTCCCTTTTTTAA
- a CDS encoding metallophosphoesterase — translation MIILGLSVLGFFLYIYQIEPQWIKVKNIELSLPNLDSEFIGWKIVQISDIHINEWMTQKRLNKIVKLVNQQSPDIVVLTGDFFSQNTTELQRLDGTSLSYRKKRASSLFQRLMNKIGISTPQSPAHSYTIDQEILTKSLINLKPNYKSFSVLGNHDYATEVTLVEKALEDSHIINLKNDFYTFEKNNAILNIAGVDCFTYRKNNIKKILKNLPEKGVNILLVHEPDYAQYSAKFDRFQLQLSGHSHGGQIRIPFMGAPFLPPNGRTYPQGLYQVQNMIQYTNRGVGMAYPYIRFNCRPEITVFTLNSK, via the coding sequence ATGATCATCTTAGGTTTAAGTGTATTAGGTTTTTTTCTATATATTTATCAGATAGAACCTCAGTGGATAAAAGTTAAAAATATTGAACTTAGTTTACCTAATTTAGACTCAGAATTTATCGGTTGGAAAATAGTCCAAATTAGCGATATTCATATCAATGAATGGATGACACAAAAAAGACTCAATAAAATTGTCAAATTAGTTAATCAACAATCTCCTGATATAGTGGTATTAACAGGAGACTTTTTCTCTCAAAATACGACTGAACTTCAAAGATTAGATGGAACTTCACTTTCCTATAGAAAAAAAAGAGCTTCATCATTATTTCAAAGACTTATGAATAAAATAGGTATTTCCACCCCTCAATCTCCTGCTCATTCTTACACGATAGATCAAGAAATTTTAACAAAAAGTTTAATCAATTTAAAACCTAATTATAAAAGTTTTTCTGTATTAGGAAATCATGATTACGCTACGGAAGTAACTTTAGTTGAAAAAGCCTTAGAAGATAGTCATATTATTAATTTAAAAAATGATTTTTATACCTTTGAAAAAAATAATGCCATCCTCAATATTGCCGGGGTTGATTGTTTCACTTATCGAAAAAATAATATCAAAAAAATCTTGAAAAATTTACCAGAAAAAGGAGTTAATATTCTGTTAGTCCATGAACCAGATTATGCTCAATATAGTGCTAAATTCGATCGATTTCAGTTACAATTATCTGGACATTCCCACGGAGGGCAAATTCGTATTCCTTTTATGGGAGCGCCTTTTCTACCCCCTAATGGTAGAACTTATCCACAAGGTTTATACCAAGTTCAAAATATGATTCAATATACTAATCGGGGAGTTGGCATGGCTTACCCTTATATTCGGTTTAATTGTCGTCCAGAAATTACCGTTTTTACATTAAATAGTAAGTAG
- a CDS encoding serine/threonine protein kinase, with the protein MSLGQKDNRILGDRYQLIELIGSGAMGQVYRAEDQVLGGVIVAVKFLSQTLLNEKMRHRFEREATISALLGEKSIHIIRVRDYGIDDNEVPYYVMEFLEGQSLSDIIKFQPLELKRFLYITRQICVGMDAAHSGIMLHKELCQVVHRDIKPSNVSVMQDPTLGELVKILDFGIAKLVQANATQTHSFMGTLAYCSPEQMEGKELDNRSDIYSLGVMMYEMLTLEMPILPETSSFGAWYKAHHDFQPRPFEAHLKIPSDLKNIIMKCMAKSRNDRPQTVAEILRVIERIEKENNRNNRDKMTSYSGQETIVADQGHQEQQKQIKESDQNQDKTEFSETVVSPSNKKSQSKITKDTKLTWPKNKPIQKIVFPRIVNTQTETYPSLWVMLDKQDILNRIVSIRYNQFLFLSSPHPMILWITVIYNPIHGPRWLPCYLDLKSESSRQVVASLAELGSYKILFFAIEEPEKCQHSMISTIASNQCTIMKDWIKNTSNFNDKGDANLSRKRLRDEFERLKPRILQKLAESYK; encoded by the coding sequence ATGAGTTTAGGGCAAAAAGATAATCGTATATTGGGCGATCGTTACCAGTTAATCGAATTAATTGGTTCGGGTGCTATGGGACAAGTTTATAGAGCCGAAGATCAAGTATTAGGTGGAGTAATCGTAGCTGTCAAATTTCTCTCCCAAACTCTACTTAACGAAAAAATGCGTCATCGCTTTGAAAGAGAAGCGACTATTAGTGCTCTTTTAGGGGAAAAAAGTATTCATATTATCCGAGTCAGAGATTACGGTATCGATGACAATGAAGTTCCTTACTATGTAATGGAATTTTTAGAAGGTCAAAGTTTGAGTGACATTATTAAATTTCAACCCTTAGAACTGAAACGATTTCTCTACATTACTCGTCAAATTTGTGTGGGGATGGATGCTGCCCACAGTGGCATAATGTTGCATAAGGAACTTTGTCAGGTTGTCCATCGAGATATTAAACCTAGTAATGTTTCCGTCATGCAAGACCCCACTTTAGGGGAGTTAGTGAAAATTCTCGATTTTGGGATTGCCAAGTTAGTACAGGCAAATGCCACTCAGACTCATTCATTTATGGGAACTTTGGCTTATTGTTCTCCTGAACAAATGGAGGGTAAGGAGTTAGACAATCGATCGGACATTTATAGTTTAGGGGTAATGATGTATGAAATGTTAACCCTAGAGATGCCGATTCTACCTGAAACTTCCTCTTTTGGGGCATGGTACAAAGCTCATCATGATTTTCAACCTCGCCCTTTTGAAGCCCATTTAAAAATACCTTCAGATTTAAAAAATATTATCATGAAGTGTATGGCAAAATCTAGGAACGATCGACCTCAAACCGTCGCAGAAATTTTAAGGGTAATCGAAAGAATAGAAAAGGAAAATAATCGCAATAATAGGGATAAAATGACCAGTTATTCAGGTCAAGAAACTATTGTTGCAGATCAAGGGCATCAAGAGCAACAAAAACAAATAAAAGAAAGTGATCAAAATCAAGATAAAACAGAATTTTCCGAGACAGTGGTTTCACCTTCCAACAAAAAGTCTCAATCTAAAATAACGAAAGATACAAAACTCACATGGCCTAAAAATAAACCCATACAAAAAATTGTTTTTCCTCGTATCGTTAACACTCAAACGGAGACTTATCCTAGTTTGTGGGTAATGTTAGATAAACAAGATATTTTAAATCGTATAGTTAGTATTCGTTATAATCAGTTTCTGTTTTTAAGTTCACCTCATCCGATGATTTTATGGATTACCGTTATTTATAATCCGATTCATGGTCCTCGTTGGCTACCTTGTTATTTAGATTTAAAAAGTGAAAGTTCTCGTCAGGTAGTAGCTTCTTTGGCGGAATTAGGTAGTTATAAAATCCTCTTTTTTGCTATTGAAGAACCTGAGAAGTGTCAACACAGTATGATTTCCACGATCGCATCTAATCAGTGTACGATTATGAAAGATTGGATTAAAAACACCAGTAACTTTAATGATAAAGGAGACGCTAATTTAAGTCGTAAAAGATTAAGGGATGAATTTGAAAGACTAAAACCTCGTATTTTGCAAAAGTTAGCCGAAAGCTATAAATAA
- the scpB gene encoding SMC-Scp complex subunit ScpB: MELESFSPNLTNKIEAILYLKAQPTTIDELVTLTKTSIDDIQEALIQLMSDYSYRDSALEILETPQGYSLQLRNCYQSLLEHLIPAELNPSTLKTLAAIALKNPILQSDLINLRGSSAYQHVNELVEAGFIRKRRQEEGRSYWLEVTSKFYQYFEMNQLGNEE; encoded by the coding sequence ATGGAACTAGAATCATTTTCTCCTAATCTTACCAACAAAATTGAGGCAATTCTATATCTTAAAGCACAACCTACCACCATTGATGAACTCGTTACCTTAACCAAAACATCCATTGATGACATCCAAGAGGCTTTAATTCAATTGATGTCTGACTATAGCTATCGTGACAGTGCCTTAGAAATTCTCGAAACACCTCAAGGATATAGCTTACAATTAAGAAATTGCTATCAATCTCTCTTAGAACATCTTATCCCCGCTGAGTTAAATCCTAGCACCTTAAAAACTTTAGCCGCCATTGCCCTCAAAAATCCGATTTTGCAAAGTGATTTAATTAATCTACGAGGTAGTAGTGCCTATCAACACGTTAACGAATTAGTAGAAGCAGGATTCATCCGCAAACGCCGTCAAGAAGAAGGTCGATCGTATTGGCTAGAAGTTACTAGCAAATTTTATCAATATTTTGAGATGAATCAATTAGGTAATGAGGAATGA
- a CDS encoding S8 family serine peptidase, producing MKQKILWLTAGVNLLVFVLPAWGLNDSLSEKGIDVLRLHQAPYNLQGNKISIGQVEIGRPKKFALDKISPLHKKLPIARLFFRNQPAEPNSHIDNHAMMVASVMISNQKDLRGVAPQANLYSAAIGSLKSAAQPEECLTTQHIALQNSGSVRSINLSFGESLARDARQNPQLDGNALLTQCLDWSARVHNVLYVVAGNQGLGGIPIPTDNYNGITAAYSMRKGGIFSKVDFANLSIAPMSIAKGLIRQEINVGARRGISLLAPGSKINVYNVDGRVEKVSGTSFAAPHITGSIALLHEAGNKFFQQNLNTWTRDYRNHQVMKAILLNSADKLKDHGNGKLLGMTRNIYTQKNQTWLESDAYTNPEIPLDMQMGTGHLNTMRAYNQLKAGQHSYKKKVSNIGWNYDEIEENTFQDYVIEKPLKADHFISITLAWDRLVELNDLNNNLQYDIGETFVDRGLNNLDLELITNDQEEKIVCSSVSKVDSVEHIFCPIPKTGEYKIRVKFTEKINNPLQSYGLAWQS from the coding sequence ATGAAACAAAAAATATTATGGTTAACGGCAGGTGTCAACTTATTGGTTTTTGTCCTTCCTGCTTGGGGTTTAAATGATTCTCTTTCAGAAAAAGGCATTGATGTTTTAAGGTTACACCAAGCCCCTTATAATTTACAAGGGAATAAAATTAGTATCGGTCAAGTGGAAATTGGACGACCCAAAAAATTTGCCCTTGATAAAATAAGTCCACTACATAAAAAACTACCGATCGCACGGCTTTTTTTCCGCAATCAACCTGCCGAACCTAATAGTCATATTGATAATCATGCCATGATGGTGGCTTCGGTGATGATTAGTAATCAAAAGGATTTGCGAGGAGTTGCCCCCCAAGCTAATTTATATTCGGCGGCCATTGGTTCATTAAAAAGTGCGGCACAACCCGAAGAATGTTTGACAACGCAACATATAGCCTTACAAAATAGTGGTAGTGTTCGATCGATCAATTTAAGTTTTGGAGAGTCTTTGGCAAGAGATGCACGACAAAACCCTCAATTAGACGGTAACGCTTTATTAACTCAATGTTTGGATTGGTCAGCCAGAGTCCATAATGTTCTTTATGTGGTGGCAGGAAATCAAGGGTTAGGCGGTATTCCTATTCCCACCGATAATTACAATGGTATCACTGCTGCCTATAGTATGCGCAAAGGAGGAATTTTCAGTAAAGTTGACTTTGCCAATTTAAGTATTGCGCCCATGAGTATTGCGAAAGGTTTGATTCGTCAAGAAATTAATGTAGGTGCAAGACGGGGCATTAGTTTACTCGCACCGGGTAGCAAAATTAATGTTTATAACGTAGATGGTAGAGTGGAAAAAGTAAGCGGTACAAGTTTCGCCGCTCCTCATATTACAGGTTCGATCGCGCTCTTACATGAAGCAGGAAATAAATTTTTTCAACAAAACCTCAATACATGGACAAGAGATTATCGCAATCATCAAGTAATGAAAGCAATTTTACTCAATTCCGCCGATAAATTAAAAGATCATGGTAACGGTAAATTATTAGGTATGACTCGCAATATTTACACCCAAAAAAATCAAACTTGGTTAGAAAGTGATGCTTATACTAATCCCGAAATTCCTTTAGATATGCAAATGGGAACAGGGCATTTAAACACCATGAGAGCCTATAATCAATTAAAAGCTGGTCAACATAGTTATAAGAAAAAAGTATCTAATATTGGCTGGAACTATGATGAAATTGAGGAAAACACTTTTCAAGATTATGTTATTGAAAAACCTTTAAAAGCTGATCATTTTATTTCTATTACCTTAGCATGGGATCGTTTAGTGGAATTAAATGATCTTAATAATAATCTACAATACGATATAGGTGAAACTTTTGTCGATCGAGGTTTAAATAACTTAGATTTAGAATTAATTACTAATGATCAAGAGGAAAAAATAGTCTGTTCATCTGTGAGTAAAGTAGATAGTGTCGAACATATTTTCTGCCCCATACCCAAAACAGGAGAATATAAAATTCGGGTAAAATTCACGGAAAAAATCAATAATCCCCTTCAATCCTACGGTTTAGCGTGGCAATCATAA